From a single Micromonospora sp. WMMD1102 genomic region:
- a CDS encoding MerR family transcriptional regulator, translated as MSGAPRRLRPVDLARLAGISTQQVRNYLDAGVLPPASRSASGYRQFDDRHRRALLTYRALAAGYGWETARAIMHAVHAGDLPSALALVDAGHAGLHEERRALAETAAALEAVAGQQTESAAVPRLTLRIGELAARLGVRTSALRVWEAAGLLVPEREPGTGYRRFGPAEIRDAQMIHMLRRSRYLLPQIRPILDGLRRTGSTAALRAAVARRRQELTGRATAMLAGSSRLHDYLTADAPAD; from the coding sequence GTGAGCGGGGCGCCGCGGCGGCTGCGTCCCGTCGACCTCGCCCGACTGGCCGGCATCTCCACCCAGCAGGTCCGCAACTATCTCGACGCCGGGGTCCTGCCCCCGGCGTCCCGGAGCGCCTCCGGATACCGCCAGTTCGACGACCGGCACCGCCGGGCGCTGCTCACCTATCGGGCGCTGGCCGCCGGCTACGGATGGGAGACGGCCAGGGCGATCATGCACGCGGTGCACGCCGGGGACCTGCCGTCGGCGCTGGCCCTGGTCGACGCCGGTCACGCGGGGCTGCACGAGGAGCGGCGGGCGCTCGCCGAGACCGCCGCCGCGCTGGAGGCGGTCGCCGGGCAGCAGACCGAGTCGGCGGCCGTACCCCGGCTGACGCTGCGGATCGGCGAGCTGGCGGCCCGGCTCGGCGTGCGTACCTCCGCGCTGCGGGTCTGGGAGGCGGCCGGGCTGCTGGTGCCGGAGCGGGAGCCGGGCACCGGGTACCGCCGGTTCGGCCCGGCCGAGATCCGGGACGCGCAGATGATCCACATGCTGCGCCGGAGCCGCTACCTGCTGCCGCAGATCCGGCCGATCCTGGACGGCCTGCGCCGCACCGGCAGTACCGCGGCACTGCGGGCTGCCGTGGCCCGCCGCCGGCAGGAGCTGACCGGGCGGGCCACCGCGATGCTGGCCGGGTCGAGCCGGCTGCACGACTACCTGACCGCCGACGCGCCGGCCGACTGA